The genomic DNA GTTTGCCGTCGAGGTTGAGGAAATCGAGTAAAATATCTTCAAAGCTGGTACCTATTGAGGCTACAGAAGATAATGGAGAGATACTCAAAGAGCAGAAAACACCTAAGAAGCTCATCATGACACGCAAGTCTAGGACATTCTTGGAAGATGACTTTGCTTTGATGAATGATTTTGTCTATAGAAAAGCGGCGGTGGGGCTTTGCGAGTTCAAGGGAAGAGAAGGCATAGATTCCGACTTCAACACTGATGTTTTCTTGTTCGACGATtctctatgaaaataaaaagctttACAGGTTTGTTAAACCGAGGATATACATCATACGGCTTAAATAGTGTATACTTGCCAAACCAACATATGTATTGGCcacaattttgtttcttgattgtATATCTGTTTGGATAGTATAAATTATACAGGCAGCATTTATATGCATATACATGTACACGTATTGGATCAATCAAAGAGCTGAAATATAGATTCGCATTGAGTTCAAATAAGATCCTAATTTGATACTATGGCAAATGTTACAAAATCTCAACTTATGAAGTATCAGAACATTTCATAAGTTTCACGTCCTCTACATGGCCTAGTAAGATGCTGACTTCAAAAAAACGGTTGGATGTCAACTCCTTAAACGATCCTTCAATTTCAACTCTTCTGATAGTTTTTGTCTCAAAGTTGTAGTAGAAAACATAGAAAGGGTGAGATGCATAGCACGGCGACAACACAAGTTCGTTTGTACCAGCCACTCCAACAAATGTGTGCTTTTCAAGTACATTCTTCCACAGAGGGGGTAATTCATAAATATGCTTGGACCATTCATGTTTTCCGGCATCTTCTAGAACCCACATCTCAAGACTTGTACTTGTTCcagtaatataattatcaaaccTACGACCTCTTCCACTATTATAAATACACCCCTCCGACATAAGTGAAGCCAGTTTACCGTTGTAGTTAATCATAACTGTTCTAGAAGACCTATCGAAAGATGTTTTAATAAAGCTGAACTTCTctgacctaacatcaaagcaaactatcatGTGGTCGGAATCTAGAAAATACATAAGACCATTGATGCATATAACATCATCAAAGCTAGAAAGCCTATGGGTAATGCCACAGTCAATCATTCTCCATGTCGGGTTCTCAGTTCCTAATGTCAGAACTTGATGCTCCTTATAGCTCCCATCACCTGACCGGGTCATCGACAATACCTTGAATTGTTTCTCGATTGGATCATACCCAAAATAGCTTCTTATCGAAATCTTCTTCCTTGTCTGAGGTTTTGGTAAGGTTAAGGATTCCCCGgtgctagggttacatatcacCGACACTAACTTGGAAATTTTCCTTCCTTTTAAGATCTGTCGTCCGCTGGTGAAAACAAGGCCATTGATAGGACTAATAATACCATAGCAGCTATACAAAGGAAACTTCATATGATGATAACTTGGGGCAACTGAAGAAGACGAGCTCTCACAAAGATTTTGAGTCTGAGGTGTTGAGAAGGATAACAGCTCATTGTATATTTCGCAGACGAACAAGAGCCTCGGGTGAGCAGAAGATCTTGTCAAGTACAACTCCGTGAAATAGGGAAGAcgaagtgatttctcccagagcTTTGATACGCAACGACACCTAGCTATAGACTTCACCGGCAACCTCAAGAATATGTCGATAATGAGATCAATTGGGATTGATTCAGAGTTTTCGTCAGAACTAGTTGAGTGGCTTCCAAGGATGGTTTGACGAGACTCGGACACGTTCTGCCGCTTTGATTTCATGGCTGCGTTAAAACCCTAGCTAGTCTCCGGTAAGTTCGAGTCGTTGGGATACCGTATAAAGTTTATCTccaaccctaaaaaaaaaaaaggacaaccAAAATTGCAAAAGCAACAAAGATAAATCTTGAAATGTAATTTGCAAATAACCcaatattatataaagttaattaatctTCAAAAGTCTAACAATAACACGGGTGTATTATACAGTAAGaccttcataaattaataatgtcggGACCatgagattttattaatttataaaagttttaatttatcgataaattaataattattaatttagcgataaattaatattttattaatttatgaagagattttctcgtttttatattgaaaattttctattacaaaataagatatttttattatcattcaaatttttaaagaattttcttaatttatagttttggtTATCGTAATATGATGAATGTCAATTGTTTAATAGATTATCtagataaaaatgataaatgttagaaatttagagtttagaaaaaaCTGTTACTACTATCCtttatggtaatgatgaagtcgcaTAAGATATTGTGGTACCTTTAAAACCAATTACTAAATaagcaattatcgcatctaCGACTCTTCATAGATacaatttgaaaatacaacaatgaaaaaattagagatgagctccaacaaaactgcaaattcaagaatagacaaacaacaatagaatcatatttcactagatNACAGAGCCGCTTCTTCAACCCTTCTCACGAGGCAGCTTGGTTTTATCGAATCATGAATGGCCAAATTCAAGGAACTGTATCTTCCTCTAAACCCATCTCCTTGAATCCTCTCTTGGATTCCAACTCAGGTTCTTTTCTCTATCACTCTTCCTGTTCAAATTCCATGGgaatttttgtgttgttgtttctgttaTTATCTTGACTAGTATGTTGTTGCACTAGACCCAGCCAATGGAGCTTCTGTGTCGGAGATTCGAGTGTATACCCGGAAGAGAAAGCTAAAGCAGGAACCTTTGGAGGTAACTCCCGGCAAAAGAATCAATGCCCACAAAGTAAGTTTCCTTCTTTGAGGAGGTTTTGGAGATTAATATGACCCAACCCACCCTATGGGTTGTTTTGTGATCCTagtgtgtttttgattttgttgccCTGCCTATGCTATGATTATGCTTCAGCAAATGAGAGAGAACCTTGTTTAATTAGTGTTTCCATTTTGTTCCATGACCTTGTGGTAGTAATACTAGTTTTTAcagtcttgtttgttgattaatGTAGCGTCTTTGGTCTTTTCGTATTTTATGATGCAGCAGCTATGCGGATTACCCTATGATATACAAGATTTTGCttacaaaaagaacaatggATCTCCTTCATCCAGTAAGTCTCTGTCTTTTCACATTCCAAAACCATTCATTAAACTTTATATCAATCACTAGGTAGTAAGATATAGCCTGACTATTTTCTAAACTGGTTGCATGGTTTGTACTTGTCATTGACTGTCTTTACAATTATAATCTGATTATGAGTTTGTACGGAATATTTGTGTCTCAGTTTTCCAAATGTTCTGTGTTTGAAGTTAACCTGGACCAATCCTATGGGGTTATTAGTGATCGGAGTGTTTGTGATTACGTTGCCTTGGCTtcagaaaattagaaaaacatttATTAGTGTTTCATCTGTTCCATGAAAACATGAAATGAAAATCAAAGAAAGCTGTTAGAATATTTTCGTGGATTGCAAGAAACACCTCAAACCTCTTTGTAtgttaagttttattctagtcATTATGAATCCTGCGACGTTTCTTATTGCAAAACTATATCATGTGTGCCGTGTCTAAACCAAAAAGGAATTTGATTACTGCAGACATGAATTCACGGTGGCAGAATGTGTCGGAGGCTCGACAAGCCACTCTTCAACGCCACTCAACAAATGCTGACGAAAACTCTGAACCGATCCCAAATGATCTCTATATTGAGATATTCTTGAGGTTGCCGGTGAAGTCTATAGCGACATGTCGTTGTGTATCAAAGCTCTGGGCCTCCTTACTTGGCCTTCCCTATTTCACGGAGTTGTACTTTACCAGATCTTCTGCTCGCCCAAGGATCTTGTTCACCTGCCGAAAAGACAGTGAGTTGTGCTTCTTCTCGACACCTCAGCCTCTAAATCCTGATGAGAGCTCGTCTCTTTTAGCTGCCTCTTATCATATGAAAATTCCCTTCAATGATAACTATAATATTATCAGTCCTATCGGTGGCCTTGTCTTTCTTAGATATGGACATATTTTTGAGGGAAGGAAAACTCCAGAATTGTTGTCGGTGATATGGAACCCTAGCACCAGACAATCCTTAGCCTTACCGAAACCTAATACAAGAAAGAGGATTTGTCTTCAAAGCTATTTTGGGTATGATCCCACTGAGAAGCAATACAAGGTATTGTCAATGAGTGTGGAAGGTGGGATCTATAAGGAGCATCAGGTTCTGACATTAGGAACTGAGAAACTGTCTTGGAGAATGATCGAA from Camelina sativa cultivar DH55 chromosome 7, Cs, whole genome shotgun sequence includes the following:
- the LOC109125395 gene encoding F-box protein DOR-like, yielding MKSKRQNVSESRQTILGSHSTSSDENSESIPIDLIIDIFLRLPVKSIARCRCVSKLWEKSLRLPYFTELYLTRSSAHPRLLFVCEIYNELLSFSTPQTQNLCESSSSSVAPSYHHMKFPLYSCYGIISPINGLVFTSGRQILKGRKISKLVSVICNPSTGESLTLPKPQTRKKISIRSYFGYDPIEKQFKVLSMTRSGDGSYKEHQVLTLGTENPTWRMIDCGITHRLSSFDDVICINGLMYFLDSDHMIVCFDVRSEKFSFIKTSFDRSSRTVMINYNGKLASLMSEGCIYNSGRGRRFDNYITGTSTSLEMWVLEDAGKHEWSKHIYELPPLWKNVLEKHTFVGVAGTNELVLSPCYASHPFYVFYYNFETKTIRRVEIEGSFKELTSNRFFEVSILLGHVEDVKLMKCSDTS
- the LOC104700318 gene encoding F-box protein DOR-like, yielding MNSRWQNVSEARQATLQRHSTNADENSEPIPNDLYIEIFLRLPVKSIATCRCVSKLWASLLGLPYFTELYFTRSSARPRILFTCRKDSELCFFSTPQPLNPDESSSLLAASYHMKIPFNDNYNIISPIGGLVFLRYGHIFEGRKTPELLSVIWNPSTRQSLALPKPNTRKRICLQSYFGYDPTEKQYKVLSMSVEGGIYKEHQVLTLGTEKLSWRMIECCIPHINGFKGICINGVLYYPAMADICSGMRMIVCFHVRSEKFSFIKILEPFIRLLCPTATLISYNGKLASLVWNYHKGKGFEMWVLGDPGKNEWSKHIYGLPPLWQNVLAKDMLMFAGVTGTNEVVLSLRYPSDSLSQPFYVLYYNLERKTIRRVEIQGMKPTNGCRNYIFLDYVEDVKLIQAF